The Ignavibacteriota bacterium genome has a segment encoding these proteins:
- a CDS encoding DUF3472 domain-containing protein, whose product MLLKTLKKILIILLVTNLTAIYFAQSDNDSTTIKIPIGGNTWIVNEKISSEGIITDDGITNWTNPKTKFRIYFKLPNSGKLKVYCNLKVNDGRSKIKFSLNGESKIISISNNIFKNIFVYEFSNVNTGYQFLELEGISKTGSNFAELKDLIISGEAAKGKTYFVKDDFYWGRRGPSVHLNFPIPENIKNAEWFYSEITVPKGEDVLGSYFMANGFAHGYFGIQVNSETERRILFSVWSPYDTQDPNDIPDEYKIKLISKGKDVHAGEFGSEGSGGQSYLKYNWKAGVNYSFLLRGIPVGDSITNYSAYFYSPEENEWKLIATFLRPFTDSYLTNLYSFLENFYTETGNVERMAYYKNQWICDSENIWHELTKAKFTADATARKNARMDFSGGIKEGEFYLKNCGFFDHNTEIGEIFKKNKLNSKPNINFDDLPK is encoded by the coding sequence ATGCTATTGAAAACGCTAAAGAAAATTTTAATAATATTACTTGTTACAAATCTAACTGCAATTTACTTTGCTCAATCTGATAATGATTCGACGACGATAAAAATTCCTATAGGTGGAAATACTTGGATAGTAAATGAAAAAATTTCCTCGGAAGGAATAATTACAGATGACGGAATTACAAATTGGACAAACCCTAAAACAAAGTTTAGGATTTATTTCAAACTGCCAAATTCGGGCAAATTAAAAGTCTATTGCAATCTTAAGGTAAATGACGGCAGATCAAAAATAAAATTTTCACTGAACGGCGAAAGCAAAATAATTTCTATAAGCAATAATATTTTTAAAAATATTTTTGTATATGAATTTAGCAATGTGAATACAGGATATCAATTTTTGGAATTGGAAGGTATAAGCAAAACCGGCTCTAATTTTGCTGAATTAAAAGATTTAATAATTAGCGGCGAAGCGGCAAAAGGAAAAACATATTTTGTAAAAGATGATTTTTATTGGGGAAGAAGAGGTCCATCTGTTCATTTAAATTTTCCCATTCCCGAAAATATTAAAAATGCAGAGTGGTTTTATAGTGAAATTACGGTTCCAAAAGGTGAAGATGTACTTGGGTCATACTTTATGGCAAATGGATTCGCTCACGGTTATTTTGGTATACAGGTTAATTCGGAAACAGAAAGAAGAATATTATTTTCGGTATGGAGTCCGTATGATACTCAAGACCCGAATGATATCCCTGATGAATATAAGATCAAACTTATAAGTAAAGGCAAGGATGTTCATGCGGGAGAATTTGGAAGCGAAGGATCAGGCGGACAAAGTTATTTAAAGTATAATTGGAAAGCTGGAGTTAATTATTCTTTCTTATTGAGAGGCATTCCTGTTGGTGACAGCATCACAAATTACAGCGCTTATTTTTATTCGCCTGAAGAAAACGAATGGAAACTTATAGCGACATTTCTAAGACCTTTTACAGATTCTTATTTGACCAATCTATATTCATTTCTTGAAAATTTTTATACTGAAACCGGAAATGTTGAAAGAATGGCGTACTATAAAAATCAATGGATTTGCGATAGTGAAAATATTTGGCATGAATTGACAAAAGCAAAATTTACCGCGGACGCTACCGCGAGAAAAAACGCAAGAATGGATTTTTCCGGCGGAATTAAAGAAGGTGAATTTTACTTAAAAAATTGCGGTTTTTTTGATCACAATACTGAAATTGGAGAAATCTTTAAAAAAAATAAATTAAATAGTAAACCAAATATTAATTTTGATGATCTGCCGAAATAA
- a CDS encoding discoidin domain-containing protein, whose product MYTKDVLAKVFLNVLVIYLILSSSNLTAQNSALSVHLSANDEYPGNTIMKTLKIPHKTLYTYYCALSWNTGIEGGGYCGMQNHPSGNNFIFSIWDPISTNQAIKAAYTGNGTQVENFGGEGTGLKSWNFELGWAEGHDYQLLAKCWDVETHTYFGYWVHDISSKNWLHLVTMDFPVKSVRFNSSTNSFLEDWSSTGQNMRKVYQKDGYKKSIENNWFPFNAANFQINTYDIGPGKRSYNYKDNYDAGVENGYYYMQSGGSTAPSFSGTSTTLSSNFPSSPNNLPIEFYITNLTTEEISWTVPQSSTPQFKVTVGIGSNTIIDSIITDKKFVNINAQNGDLVRITIEDVIGNLVTKKMVVGNGDFAPTVPQGLKVDNYESTSFTISWDSVKSSETYIVQLQKNFIWETVDSLASTSYTFSNLEGRTRYRTRVCSKNSFGLSAFSDYVFAITTVNNENIITKENWSIIYFDSEETSGEDGAAANAIDGDENTFWHTEWSGSTPAQPHEIQIDLGNSYNLKGMKYLPRQDGGTNGTIKEYNFYVSKDAVDWIPVISNGSFEPNTELKEVDFSAVEAKYVKLVSTSEINDGPWTSMAELFLVGDLIVNVDESNNSLPNKFELKQAYPNPFNPNTTIEYSIPEKCFVKLTIFNSLGELVKTVINNYKQAGYYKYEFDGSFLSSGVYYYKLETPNFSQTQKLVLLK is encoded by the coding sequence ATGTATACTAAAGATGTTTTAGCTAAAGTATTTTTAAATGTTTTAGTAATATATCTAATTTTAAGTTCTTCAAATCTTACCGCGCAGAATTCAGCTTTATCGGTTCACTTAAGCGCCAACGACGAATACCCTGGCAACACAATAATGAAAACCTTAAAAATTCCGCACAAAACTCTATACACTTATTATTGCGCTTTATCTTGGAATACAGGAATAGAAGGCGGCGGATACTGCGGAATGCAAAATCATCCTTCGGGAAATAATTTTATTTTTTCAATTTGGGATCCTATTTCTACAAACCAGGCAATTAAAGCGGCTTATACCGGAAATGGAACACAAGTCGAGAATTTTGGAGGCGAAGGCACCGGTTTAAAAAGCTGGAACTTTGAGCTTGGCTGGGCCGAAGGTCATGATTACCAATTATTGGCAAAATGCTGGGATGTTGAAACGCATACATATTTTGGATATTGGGTTCATGATATATCGAGCAAAAATTGGCTACATTTAGTTACAATGGATTTTCCGGTTAAAAGTGTCAGATTTAATTCTTCGACAAATTCTTTTTTAGAAGATTGGTCGAGTACCGGACAAAATATGAGAAAGGTTTATCAAAAGGACGGATATAAAAAAAGTATAGAAAATAATTGGTTCCCGTTTAACGCCGCAAATTTTCAAATCAACACATATGATATTGGTCCCGGAAAACGGTCATACAACTATAAAGATAATTATGACGCGGGTGTTGAAAATGGATATTACTACATGCAATCCGGAGGAAGTACAGCTCCAAGTTTTAGTGGAACATCAACAACATTATCAAGTAATTTCCCTAGCAGCCCCAATAATTTGCCGATTGAATTTTATATAACAAATTTAACTACCGAAGAAATTTCATGGACTGTTCCGCAATCCTCAACTCCTCAATTCAAGGTGACAGTCGGCATTGGAAGCAACACAATTATTGATTCCATAATAACGGATAAAAAATTTGTAAACATTAACGCACAAAACGGGGATCTTGTACGGATTACAATTGAAGATGTGATAGGAAATTTGGTTACAAAAAAAATGGTTGTCGGAAACGGCGATTTTGCCCCAACTGTTCCACAAGGATTGAAAGTTGACAATTATGAAAGTACAAGTTTTACAATAAGCTGGGATTCGGTTAAATCGTCTGAGACTTATATTGTTCAGCTTCAGAAAAATTTTATATGGGAAACTGTTGACAGTCTTGCATCAACTTCATATACATTTTCAAATTTAGAAGGTAGAACAAGATACAGAACTCGCGTATGCTCAAAAAATTCGTTTGGTTTAAGCGCGTTTTCGGATTATGTTTTTGCAATTACAACCGTGAATAATGAAAATATAATTACAAAAGAAAATTGGTCAATTATTTATTTCGATAGTGAAGAAACTTCCGGTGAAGACGGTGCCGCCGCGAACGCGATTGACGGTGATGAAAATACTTTTTGGCATACCGAATGGAGCGGTTCAACTCCGGCTCAGCCGCATGAAATTCAAATTGATTTGGGCAATAGTTATAATTTAAAAGGAATGAAGTATTTGCCGAGGCAGGATGGCGGAACAAACGGTACCATTAAAGAATATAATTTTTACGTAAGTAAAGACGCAGTGGATTGGATTCCGGTCATTTCAAATGGTTCGTTTGAACCCAACACCGAACTTAAAGAAGTAGATTTTAGTGCGGTTGAAGCAAAATATGTGAAATTAGTTTCAACTTCAGAAATAAATGATGGACCTTGGACATCGATGGCGGAATTGTTCTTGGTCGGAGATCTTATAGTTAATGTTGATGAAAGTAATAATTCTCTGCCTAACAAATTTGAACTTAAGCAAGCTTATCCTAATCCATTTAATCCTAACACTACAATAGAATATTCAATACCCGAAAAATGTTTTGTAAAATTGACTATATTTAATTCGTTAGGTGAATTAGTTAAAACAGTTATCAATAATTATAAGCAAGCCGGATATTATAAATATGAATTTGATGGTTCCTTTCTTTCAAGCGGAGTATACTATTATAAATTGGAAACGCCAAATTTTTCGCAAACACAAAAACTTGTTCTGCTCAAATAA
- a CDS encoding Gfo/Idh/MocA family oxidoreductase, with product MKSFNRRDFLKTAAISGIGLTMAPSFAKADEKIKFQRSKPNGKVNIAFIGVGLRGRDHVDNIAKRKDVEITAICDLDKNALEETQKILRDHSRKEAATFTGDEYAFMKLLERDDVDGVIIATPWLWHTRMAVAAMKAGKFPGIEVSAANTIDECWDLVNTSEETGIPCMLLENVCFAREAMAVLKMIREGVWGELVHATCGYRHDLREVKFNDGKQPYGGGVEFGDKGFSEAKWRTKHSLLRNGDIYPTHGIGPVAEWFDINRGNRFVSLTSTATKSIGLHNYIVNHPKGGEDHPNAKLEWKLGDIITSVIKTAKDETLIVTHDTNLPRPYSWGFTMHSAKGVWDGQFEGKRFYLEGKSKPHTWTEGDEYDNLMKSYDHPLWKKEEEEAEGAGHGGIDYFTDQAFVDSVKNMVQPPIDVYDAAAWSAITPLSEASIASNSSPQFFPDFTRGRWMTNKRIFGLTD from the coding sequence ATGAAATCTTTTAACAGACGCGATTTCCTTAAAACTGCGGCAATTTCCGGAATTGGTTTAACTATGGCCCCAAGTTTTGCAAAAGCCGATGAAAAAATAAAATTTCAAAGATCAAAACCGAATGGTAAAGTAAATATCGCTTTCATCGGTGTCGGCTTGCGTGGTAGAGACCACGTTGATAATATTGCAAAAAGAAAGGATGTTGAAATTACGGCAATTTGCGATTTAGATAAAAATGCGCTTGAAGAGACTCAAAAAATTCTTAGAGATCATTCAAGAAAGGAAGCCGCAACGTTTACCGGTGATGAATACGCATTTATGAAATTATTGGAACGCGATGATGTTGACGGTGTAATTATCGCTACACCATGGCTTTGGCACACAAGAATGGCTGTTGCAGCAATGAAAGCCGGTAAATTTCCCGGCATTGAAGTTAGCGCCGCAAATACAATTGATGAATGTTGGGATTTGGTAAACACTTCCGAGGAAACCGGAATTCCATGTATGCTGCTTGAAAATGTTTGCTTTGCCAGAGAAGCAATGGCAGTTCTAAAAATGATAAGAGAAGGAGTTTGGGGTGAATTAGTTCACGCAACTTGCGGATATCGGCATGATTTACGTGAAGTCAAATTCAATGACGGAAAACAGCCTTACGGCGGAGGAGTTGAATTTGGTGATAAAGGATTTTCCGAAGCTAAATGGAGAACTAAACATTCACTTTTGCGTAATGGTGATATTTATCCAACACACGGAATTGGTCCGGTTGCCGAATGGTTTGATATAAACCGCGGTAATAGATTCGTATCATTGACTTCAACTGCAACAAAATCAATTGGTCTCCATAATTATATTGTAAACCATCCAAAGGGCGGTGAAGATCATCCGAATGCAAAATTAGAATGGAAACTTGGTGATATAATTACATCGGTAATAAAAACAGCCAAAGATGAAACTTTAATTGTTACACACGATACAAATCTGCCTCGTCCATATTCATGGGGATTTACTATGCATTCGGCAAAAGGTGTTTGGGATGGTCAATTTGAAGGGAAGAGGTTTTATTTGGAAGGAAAATCAAAACCTCATACATGGACTGAAGGTGATGAATATGATAATCTTATGAAAAGTTATGATCATCCGCTATGGAAGAAAGAAGAAGAAGAAGCAGAAGGAGCCGGACACGGCGGTATAGATTATTTTACCGATCAAGCGTTTGTTGATAGCGTAAAAAATATGGTTCAGCCGCCAATTGATGTTTATGACGCGGCTGCGTGGAGCGCCATTACACCGCTTTCCGAAGCGTCAATTGCAAGCAACAGTTCTCCTCAATTTTTCCCTGATTTTACTCGAGGCAGATGGATGACCAATAAAAGAATTTTCGGCTTAACAGATTAA
- a CDS encoding nucleotidyltransferase, whose protein sequence is MPNKPALLILAAGLGSRYGSLKQIDRIGPSGERIIDYSVYDAIRAGFGKIVYVIRKSFEQEFKEVIIDSLPKNIESEYVFQELDSVNTASRFNTERLKPWGTGHALLSAASAINNSFAVINADDFYGANSFKLACDFLTSTSEMKTEHALIGFKLVNTLSEYGTVSRGICEIDDYNYITSIIERTEIKKENDKISYKDNDGNWVNLTGEEIISMNMFAFKPSVFSKFYECFSNFIKIKGNDLKSEFYLPFGVDQVIKSEAGKVNLLITDEQWFGLTYIEDKKIVREKINNLIKQGFYPTQLW, encoded by the coding sequence ATGCCTAATAAGCCCGCTTTGTTAATTCTTGCTGCAGGTTTGGGTTCTCGCTACGGAAGCTTAAAACAAATTGATAGAATTGGTCCTTCCGGTGAACGTATCATAGATTATTCAGTTTATGACGCAATTAGAGCCGGATTTGGAAAAATAGTATATGTTATAAGAAAAAGTTTTGAACAAGAATTTAAAGAAGTAATAATTGATTCTTTGCCAAAGAATATTGAATCAGAATACGTATTCCAAGAATTGGATTCTGTAAATACAGCATCACGATTTAATACAGAAAGACTAAAACCATGGGGAACAGGCCACGCATTGCTTTCAGCCGCTAGTGCAATAAATAATTCATTCGCTGTAATTAATGCCGATGATTTTTATGGCGCGAATTCATTTAAATTAGCGTGTGACTTTTTAACTTCAACAAGCGAAATGAAAACAGAACATGCTTTGATTGGGTTCAAATTAGTTAATACTTTATCAGAGTACGGAACTGTATCTCGCGGAATTTGCGAAATAGATGATTATAATTATATAACGTCAATAATTGAACGTACAGAAATAAAAAAAGAAAATGATAAAATATCGTACAAAGATAATGATGGTAATTGGGTAAATTTGACGGGTGAAGAAATTATATCAATGAACATGTTTGCTTTTAAGCCATCTGTTTTTTCAAAATTTTATGAATGTTTTTCGAATTTCATCAAAATAAAGGGTAATGATCTTAAGTCTGAATTTTATTTGCCGTTCGGTGTTGATCAAGTTATTAAAAGCGAAGCCGGCAAGGTAAATTTATTAATAACTGATGAGCAATGGTTCGGTCTAACATATATAGAAGACAAGAAAATTGTGAGAGAAAAAATTAATAATTTGATAAAACAAGGATTCTATCCAACACAATTATGGTAA